A stretch of DNA from Aliarcobacter thereius LMG 24486:
TTAATCTACTCTCAAATCCCCATTTGATATAATAGATTGATGATACAATAGAACTACAAACAGGTTTTAATCTACTCTCAAATCCCCATTTGATATAATAAATGGATTGATTTTTCAGGATTAGTTTCTGTTTTAATCTACTCTCAAATCCCCATTTGATATAATTTATTTGCTCTACATCTTCAATTTTATAATGTTTTAATCTACTCTCAAATCCCCATTTGATATAATAATCCAAGGTACGAAGATGATATTGTCTATGTTTTAATCTACTCTCAAATCCCCATTTGATATAATAGCGAGTCGGGTTTCCAATATAACTATGAGTTTTAATCTACTCTCAAATCCCCATTTGATATAATATTTTTCAAGATTTATAATTTCTCCATCTAGTTTTAATCTACTCTCAAATCCCCATTTGATATAATTCGGTCTTATTGGTTCGCCTATATAGTAAGTTTTAATCTACTCTCAAATCCCCATTTGATATAATAATTAGCCGTGAAATTCACAAATAAACAAGTTTTAATCTACTCTCAAATCCCCATTTGATATAATTTCTTGAAGTAATTATTTCAACTGCTCCTGGTTTTAATCTACTCTCAAATCCCCATTTGATATAATACAGTTACTAATATTCCTTTTTTAACCAAGTTTTAATCTACTCTCAAATCCCCATTTGATATAATTTAGTCTGGGTTGTTCCCCTCTCGACAATGGTTTTAATCTACTCTCAAATCCCCATTTGATATAATTTAATATCTGCTCCACTATGAACAGGCTCTGTTTTAATCTACTCTCAAATCCCCATTTGATATAATAGTTTTGTAAAAAATGGATATATGAGTCATGTTTTAATCTACTCTCAAATCCCCATTTGATATAATTCTTCTGTACTAACTAATTCTAAAAACTCTGTTTTAATCTACTCTCAAATCCCCATTTGATATAATAGATGGGGAATTGGAGTTGAATTATATAATGTTTTAATCTACTCTCAAATCCCCATTTGATATAATTGGTCTCTAGGTGGGTTATAAACTAGGTATGTTTTAATCTACTCTCAAATCCCCATTTGATATAATCGTATTCTTTTTCTGTTCCATCATCTTCATGTTTTAATCTACTCTCAAATCCCCATTTGATATAATTAAGCTCTTGACCTTGTCGCACATCATCTAGTTTTAATCTACTCTCAAATCCCCATTTGATATAATAAAGGTGAAAAGCATTATAAAACCAAAAGTGTTTTAATCTACTCTCAAATCCCCATTTGATATAATACTCTTTAATCTTAGTGCATCTTGAACAGAGTTTTAATCTACTCTCAAATCCCCATTTGATATAATAGAGTAGGCAAAAACCCTGTAATACAGGGTTTTATAAAGTTTTTACACTAAAAAATAAGCACTGTTTGAGTCTGTTTTTCTACTTTTTTTTCAGGTTTTTTGCGATAATTTTCTATAATAATCATATTTTTATATTGTGCTTCTGTTACTTTTAATACTCTTATTGAACCTTTTGTTGGTGCAATTTCTTTGATTTTTCTCTCATATTTTTGTGCTGTTTCTAAACTGTTACAAAATCTCACATAAATAGAGAATTGAAACATTATAAACCCCATCTCTAGAAGTTTTTTTCTAAATTTTGTATATTTTTTAATATCACCTTTTGTATCTGTTGGCATATCAAACATTGCAAAGAGTACCATTTTTCTATACCTACTTATCTCTTCTTTTTTTTGCTTTTTCATAATCTAAAAAGCTTTAAATCTTCAACTTTACCCAAACATATACTTTGATAGTTTGCAACTATTTGTTTCATGCAATATGATATTTGAACTCGTTGATTATCATATATTACTATCTCATCTAAAAGTTTTAAAAGTTCAACTTTTATAGCACTTGTTAGTTCTGTATCTTTGTTTATCTTTCTTTTTACAAAAAGGTCTATTATTGGTCTAAATGGTTCTATTAAATCATCTGCAAGATTAAAAGCATTTAGTTCACTACTATGATGTATTCCAAAAGCTGGATTTAATCCATAGGCTATTAAATACCTGCAAATAGAACTTCTAAAAACTGTATATCCAAAATTTAAAGCTGAATTTCTTCCATCTAATAAACTATTTCTTGAAAAATCACTATCAAAAAGTTCTTTAAAATAGTATGCAGCTGCTACTGCTTCTATATGCTCTTTATCATTTGATTTTACTCTTGGAAGTAAACTATCAAGATAATTCTCTTTTATACTAAATATTTTTAAAACTTTTGATTGGTTTTCTACTTTTGAGTAAACTATCTTTTGCCAAATTTGATTTAGTTTTGGTTTACTTAAAAGAACTTGTGCTTTTTGTATTTTTGTTGTTCGGCTATTTTTATTTATTCCTAATAAAATTGAACTAGGCATAAATTTTTCATCACAAAATATCACACTAATATCTGATTTTGAAAGCTGAGCTAAAAGGGCTGTTGTAATAGTTGTATGATAATTTTCTACTAAAATGGTATCTATATCATCTAGACAAGCTGTATTTTCACTATCTTCTGTTTTTATTTTGATTAAATTGTTTGTGTAGCTTAAGTAGGCTTTATTTTTTATATAGAGTTTTTGAAAAGACATTTTATAAACTCCTAAAAAAGAGTTTATAAAATTTTTGCGGGACTAAATCGTCCCTTGTTTTAATCAGACTATCAAATCCCCATTTGATATGGAGAAATTTTAGCTTAGTTTTTCTTAAACTCTTCATAAGAAATCTCCCCAAAGAAATTTATTTTTACTAGTTTTACAATAGTAGTTTCATTTATTGTAACCTTTTTTGTAGAAATTTTTTCTTCTTTTCCTTTTTTATTAACTTTTGTTACAGACTTTAAATTTATAAATTCTAAAACTACTGTATGATTTGTTGCAGTAACATCTCCACCACCATTAAAAACAAAATACTCTTTTGTACGATTTTTTAAATCACTTACCTCTAAAATATCATTTTTTGAAATAGTAATTTTATCTTCAAAGTTTTTTATAAGTGATACTTTTTTTTCATTTATTTTTGGCAATATATTGCTTTTAATAGATGAAAAATAGTTTAGTCCAATTACTTGCCCTTTTTCTGTGTTGTATAAATCTACACTTAGAGTATTGTCATTTAGTTTTGCTACAAATGGAGTTTTACTCTCTTTTAAACTTTCATAAACTTCTTTATCAAGCCTTTGTACTCTATTATTTTGTTTTTTATCTGTTATTATTATACTATCAGCTTTTGTTACAGAGTTTGTTTTTAATTTTAGACTTCTTACTATTTGTTTTTTGGCATCTTTTGTTAAAAAATAACAAGGCGTTTCCATCTCTTTTAAAAGTTCTTTTTGATTTATTTTAAGAGTTTCTATTTTTTCTTTTATTGCTAAACTCTCTTGCATATCAATAGCTTTTTTATCTCTCGGAAGCTTATTTTCCTCTTGTTTTATCTCATCTTTTATTACATTTATTCTAGCTCTTGTTTCCAATAATCTTTTTTCATAATCTTCTAAAGCTTTTTTTATATTATTTTGTTTTGGAAATTCTAGTCTATTTTTTATAGTTTCAAATATTTTTTTTACTTCATCATCTTTTAAATCTTTTCCAAAATTATTTAGTAATAAATTTTTATTTATATCTATTTTATCTATTTGAGCAAAGTTATTTAATTCTTCATCCCAAATAAGTTTAATATTTCCATCTTTGAACCCTCTTATATTTTCTCTTTTTTTCATAAAAGGACAAATATATAATTCATTTTTTTCATATTTTTCAACTTTATCTTTTACAAATTCAAATAAAGATTTACCATCTTTTGAAATAGGGAATCTTGTTTTTAATTTTTCTAAAATAGCTTTTGTTTTAAAATGATTCTCTTTTTGTTTGAAAAAATCATTTAAAGCTTTTTTTGAAGAGTTGTTTAAAAGTGATATTACAATAGCATCTATTGTATGATGATAGTTTGTTTGTCTATCTTTTTTACCATCTTCATTTGTAGGCTGTGCTTCGTGTATTCCCCAAAGTTTTTTTAGTTCACTTATTGCTTTTCCTGTAACTCTTATTACTTTATCATTTGATTCACCCTTTCCATGTTCATTTTGTTTTGGAAATAAATAGTGTTCAAGATAATTTGCAACAATTTTAGTAGCACTTCTAGTATCATTTAAAAATCTATCTTCTAATTTTTCATCATTATAAATTTTTTCAATATTCGATTCATCAATCAACCAATTTTTTTTGTCTTTGCTTATTATGTATTCATTTACACGACCTTGAAAATTTTCCCACTCTCCAATAGATTTTAAGAATAAAACTGGATTTTGATTTGATTTGTTTTGATTAAATTTTTTTAGAACTAAAATCTTATTTTTATAGCTATCTATCCAAATTTTACTTCTTGGAATAAAATGCTCTATTTCTGTAATATTTTCATCCAAGGCATCTTCTAAAGTTAAATTTTCTCCACTATAAAGACATCTTGATTTTTGTTCTTTTAAAAGTCTTGCTCTTAAAATATTTTTTGAACTAATCTCTTTATTCATACTTTCAAGTAATTTTTCTGCTTCTTTTTTATCTTTATTGCTCTGTTCTTGTGATTTTTTAATTTTTTCTTCATCTTTTTTTGAGTTTAACTCTCTTGCTGTTTCAATAACAATCTTATCTATTTTTCCATATCTTTTTATTAATTCATTTATTAATCTTCTTAAAATAGATATTACTCTTTTTACATTAGGACTAACAAGTGGTTGATAAAATAGCTCTTGAGGATTAAAATTTGGAATTTTATTTTTGAGAAATTTAATATCTTCATTATTTGGATTTAATGGTGGAAGATAATCATAAGCTTTAATATTTGTATATTTTTTAAAATATCCAAGTTCTGTGAGACTATCTTGATAGCTAATACCTTTTATCATCTTTTCTAAAATTTCATTTATAAACTTTAATGAAAAAGAGATATAAGAACTAGAATTCTTGTTTATGTTTGCAATTTTTTCTATTTGTTCATTTGTTAATATTTTTTCTTTATCTATTTTTATAATCTCTGTTATAATTTGTTCTTTACTTACATAGTAGTGTAAAACTTCAAGTAATTTTGAATAAAAATCTTCATTTTTTACAATCATTTCATAGCTAATTATTTCTAAAATAGCTTTATATGTTGTTATATCCTGAACTGTATCATCTTGTTTATCTGAAGTTTTTATCTCTAAATCTTTAAGTCCTGCATTTTTAAATATATTTTTTGTAGTAATTTTTTGAACATTTGGAGTTTCTAGCCAAAATTTTATAGTAGTTTCAATATCTTCTTTTAAAAGAGAAACAAATTCACCTGTTTCTTTATTTATTATCAAATTTCCTAAAATAGAGTTTTCGATTCTTTGTCTTAAAATAAATTCAATAGCTTTTATATGTGCATTTACAACTCTTTTTTGTTTATTCTCGTGATATAAATTATAAAAACTACAATAACCAACCATATCCTCAACACTTTTTAAATCTCTTTGCTCAAATACTCCTAAAGAATTTTCATTTACACCATTTAGAAGCTTATCTTTAAACTTTTCAAAAGTTTCTAAATCTTTAAATAACTCTTTGTTGTTTTTTTGACTATCACAAAGTTTTTCTAACTCTTCTTGCCAAAGTTTTCTATCTAATGAGTTATTGTAATTGTCTTTTTTATTTCTTATAGCAACATTTATAAAACCATCTTTTTCTAAATTCTCTTTTTTTGCTGTTAAAACTTTTGATGGTAAAACAAAGTTACTATTTTTATAAATATTTTTATTGTTTTGTATTGCACTATTTATCTTTTCGCTCTCTTTTGCTTCTTTATCATCATCTTGTGTAGCAAAAAGATTTGTGTATCCTCTTCTTGAAACTATTGTATAAAGAGAAAAAGTAAATTCTTCTTTTGTTAATTTTTTACCTTTTACGGCTTCTTCTCTTATAGTATATGGTTCTTTACAAAGTTTAGTAAGATTATTAAAATACTCTATAGGATTCTTTATTATTTCTTTTGTAGCTAAATTAAAACTTACTAACAGCTTTCTAGTGTTCTCTTTTCTTCTACTCGTTCTTTCGTTTCTTCTTCTACCACTTCTAAAATTTCTTCTATCTTCAGCATTCATATACTCACTAAAAATTATACTATTTGAAGATAGTTCATTAAAAATTACAATTCCATCCTTTTCTTCTATTTCGTTTAATGCAAAACCTATGCTATTTGTTCCTAAATCCAAACCTAAAACTTTTTCCATGTTCCTTGCCTTTGTAAAATTTTAAATATCTTTAAGTTTACAATATTAAAACTTATTTGTAATTTTAATCCTAAATAAATCTCAAACTAACTATTAAGCCCTTTTTTTGTATAATAACCCTTATTTTAAATAAGATTTGGAGAACAATATGAGAATAATAGAGGGAGCTTTAAGGCTAAGAGGAAACGAAAAAGTAGCAATAATAAATGGAAGATTTAACCATATAATAACTGATAGATTAGTAGAAGGTGCAAAAGATGCCTTTGTAAGACACGGTGGTATTGCTTCAAATTTAGATTTAATCTTAGTTCCAGGAGCATTTGAGATTCCTTTTGCTCTTGAAAAAGCACTTGCAAGTGGAAAATACGATGCTATTTGTTGTGTTGGTGCAGTTATAAGAGGTGCGACACCTCAT
This window harbors:
- the cas9 gene encoding type II CRISPR RNA-guided endonuclease Cas9 (Cas9, originally named Csn1, is the large, multifunctional signature protein of type II CRISPR/Cas systems. It is well known even to general audiences because its RNA-guided endonuclease activity has made it a popular tool for custom editing of eukaryotic genomes.); this encodes MEKVLGLDLGTNSIGFALNEIEEKDGIVIFNELSSNSIIFSEYMNAEDRRNFRSGRRRNERTSRRKENTRKLLVSFNLATKEIIKNPIEYFNNLTKLCKEPYTIREEAVKGKKLTKEEFTFSLYTIVSRRGYTNLFATQDDDKEAKESEKINSAIQNNKNIYKNSNFVLPSKVLTAKKENLEKDGFINVAIRNKKDNYNNSLDRKLWQEELEKLCDSQKNNKELFKDLETFEKFKDKLLNGVNENSLGVFEQRDLKSVEDMVGYCSFYNLYHENKQKRVVNAHIKAIEFILRQRIENSILGNLIINKETGEFVSLLKEDIETTIKFWLETPNVQKITTKNIFKNAGLKDLEIKTSDKQDDTVQDITTYKAILEIISYEMIVKNEDFYSKLLEVLHYYVSKEQIITEIIKIDKEKILTNEQIEKIANINKNSSSYISFSLKFINEILEKMIKGISYQDSLTELGYFKKYTNIKAYDYLPPLNPNNEDIKFLKNKIPNFNPQELFYQPLVSPNVKRVISILRRLINELIKRYGKIDKIVIETARELNSKKDEEKIKKSQEQSNKDKKEAEKLLESMNKEISSKNILRARLLKEQKSRCLYSGENLTLEDALDENITEIEHFIPRSKIWIDSYKNKILVLKKFNQNKSNQNPVLFLKSIGEWENFQGRVNEYIISKDKKNWLIDESNIEKIYNDEKLEDRFLNDTRSATKIVANYLEHYLFPKQNEHGKGESNDKVIRVTGKAISELKKLWGIHEAQPTNEDGKKDRQTNYHHTIDAIVISLLNNSSKKALNDFFKQKENHFKTKAILEKLKTRFPISKDGKSLFEFVKDKVEKYEKNELYICPFMKKRENIRGFKDGNIKLIWDEELNNFAQIDKIDINKNLLLNNFGKDLKDDEVKKIFETIKNRLEFPKQNNIKKALEDYEKRLLETRARINVIKDEIKQEENKLPRDKKAIDMQESLAIKEKIETLKINQKELLKEMETPCYFLTKDAKKQIVRSLKLKTNSVTKADSIIITDKKQNNRVQRLDKEVYESLKESKTPFVAKLNDNTLSVDLYNTEKGQVIGLNYFSSIKSNILPKINEKKVSLIKNFEDKITISKNDILEVSDLKNRTKEYFVFNGGGDVTATNHTVVLEFINLKSVTKVNKKGKEEKISTKKVTINETTIVKLVKINFFGEISYEEFKKN
- the ribH gene encoding 6,7-dimethyl-8-ribityllumazine synthase — encoded protein: MRIIEGALRLRGNEKVAIINGRFNHIITDRLVEGAKDAFVRHGGIASNLDLILVPGAFEIPFALEKALASGKYDAICCVGAVIRGATPHFDYISAEATKGIATVALKYGKPVSNGVLTTDTIEQAIERAGSKVGNKGAEAMVTIIEMLDLYSEMEK
- the cas1 gene encoding type II CRISPR-associated endonuclease Cas1 yields the protein MSFQKLYIKNKAYLSYTNNLIKIKTEDSENTACLDDIDTILVENYHTTITTALLAQLSKSDISVIFCDEKFMPSSILLGINKNSRTTKIQKAQVLLSKPKLNQIWQKIVYSKVENQSKVLKIFSIKENYLDSLLPRVKSNDKEHIEAVAAAYYFKELFDSDFSRNSLLDGRNSALNFGYTVFRSSICRYLIAYGLNPAFGIHHSSELNAFNLADDLIEPFRPIIDLFVKRKINKDTELTSAIKVELLKLLDEIVIYDNQRVQISYCMKQIVANYQSICLGKVEDLKLFRL
- the cas2 gene encoding CRISPR-associated endonuclease Cas2, with the translated sequence MKKQKKEEISRYRKMVLFAMFDMPTDTKGDIKKYTKFRKKLLEMGFIMFQFSIYVRFCNSLETAQKYERKIKEIAPTKGSIRVLKVTEAQYKNMIIIENYRKKPEKKVEKQTQTVLIF